The following are encoded together in the Pseudomonas sediminis genome:
- a CDS encoding precorrin-8X methylmutase produces MLDYIRDGQEIYRRSFATIRAEANLNGIPADLEKLAVRVIHACGMVDVVEDLRFSPGAGAAGRAALLAGAPILCDARMVAEGITRPRLPANNQVICTLHDAGVPELAREVGNTRSAVALEHWREHLEGSVVVIGNAPTALFYLLEMLDAGAPKPALIIGMPVGFIGAAESKDALAADSRGVPYVIVRGRRGGSAMAVAAVNALASEVE; encoded by the coding sequence AGGAAATCTACCGCCGCTCCTTCGCCACCATCCGCGCCGAGGCCAACCTCAACGGCATTCCCGCCGACCTGGAAAAACTCGCCGTGCGGGTGATCCACGCCTGCGGCATGGTCGATGTGGTGGAGGACCTGCGCTTCTCCCCCGGTGCTGGCGCCGCTGGCCGAGCAGCGCTGCTGGCCGGTGCGCCGATCCTCTGCGATGCGCGCATGGTCGCCGAGGGCATCACCCGCCCGCGCCTGCCGGCTAACAACCAAGTGATCTGTACCCTGCACGACGCCGGCGTACCGGAGCTGGCCCGCGAAGTCGGCAACACCCGCTCGGCGGTGGCCCTGGAGCACTGGCGCGAGCATCTGGAAGGCAGCGTGGTGGTGATCGGCAATGCGCCCACCGCGCTGTTCTACCTGCTGGAAATGCTCGATGCGGGCGCACCCAAGCCGGCGCTGATCATCGGTATGCCGGTGGGCTTTATCGGCGCGGCGGAATCCAAGGATGCCCTGGCCGCAGACAGCCGTGGCGTGCCCTACGTGATCGTCCGTGGTCGCCGCGGCGGCAGCGCCATGGCAGTGGCGGCAGTCAACGCCCTCGCCTCGGAGGTGGAGTGA
- a CDS encoding precorrin-2 C(20)-methyltransferase, producing the protein MAGRLLGLGVGPGDPELLTLKALRLLKSAPVVAYFVAKAKHNAGHGGNAFSIIEEHLDAAQQRLPLVYPVTTEKLAPPLSYEDVIADFYDTCAQQIAQLLDAGQDVAVICEGDPFFYGSYMYLHDRLAERYEVEVVPGVCSMLGCASVLGTPLVYRNQSLSVLSGVLPEDELEQRLRDAEAAVVMKLGRNFDKVRRVLRKLGLDDRAHYVERATMASQKIVPLDEVEPMDSPYFSMILVPGQKWRG; encoded by the coding sequence ATGGCTGGCCGTCTGCTTGGTCTGGGCGTCGGCCCCGGCGACCCCGAGCTGCTTACCCTCAAGGCGCTGCGCCTGCTGAAATCGGCGCCCGTGGTGGCCTATTTCGTGGCCAAGGCCAAGCACAATGCCGGCCATGGCGGTAATGCCTTCAGCATCATTGAGGAACATCTGGACGCCGCCCAGCAGCGCCTGCCGCTGGTCTACCCGGTGACCACCGAGAAGCTCGCCCCGCCGCTGTCCTACGAGGATGTGATCGCCGACTTCTACGACACCTGCGCGCAGCAGATCGCCCAATTGCTGGACGCCGGCCAGGACGTGGCGGTGATCTGCGAAGGCGACCCGTTCTTCTACGGCTCCTACATGTACCTGCACGACCGCCTGGCCGAGCGCTACGAGGTGGAAGTGGTGCCCGGCGTGTGCTCGATGCTCGGCTGCGCCTCGGTGCTGGGCACGCCGCTGGTCTACCGCAACCAGAGCTTGAGCGTGCTCTCCGGCGTGCTGCCGGAAGACGAACTGGAACAGCGCCTGCGCGACGCCGAAGCGGCGGTTGTGATGAAGCTCGGGCGCAACTTCGACAAGGTGCGCCGCGTGCTGCGCAAGCTCGGCCTGGACGACCGCGCCCATTACGTCGAGCGCGCGACCATGGCCAGCCAGAAGATAGTGCCGCTGGACGAGGTGGAGCCGATGGATTCGCCGTACTTCTCCATGATTCTGGTGCCCGGCCAGAAATGGCGGGGGTGA